From Anopheles funestus chromosome 3RL, idAnoFuneDA-416_04, whole genome shotgun sequence, a single genomic window includes:
- the LOC125768588 gene encoding chaoptin-like — protein sequence MGWLQSVSLLSLFFVCSVVLAQNDWDPTTRRWITTSRIVSKQDSNVPYSYRNLHWPVYKCREYIQDYDCVFHDVSIDRNSPGFYFGYENVTLNNQKRITFKNSTMRKLSETLVSSYRQIEVLNLNGLQIEEIAPYAFTNGYNIEDLYMRSNDIQKLPYNAFSHMKFLRVLVLDRNYVSRLPMGIFLNNPNLVALTINNNNLEEISDNTFQYTKVLQNLELSSNKLTHIDLSRIPSLHYGNVSFNRLTTLAIPVEIKILDASYNQINTVTGPNNYNLTHLHLHHNNLTENFWLMRYPRLIVVDLSYNELEEITYRDFNKMVQLKELYLSHNRLIALNFGTSRIPTLQILDVRHNHLLQVVRNQNQFDTLTQLYLDHNSIVTLKLSSNNTLQKLTLSNNDWDCSSLNVLFGSVRKSIILDSDHNCKPDYQLKQNLCCKVSEKPYLDRLMHHFHETSITEKLQRARGPCSANDTLTSIQSLTDYVNQHGGSRLLPSNPQLQAEINQLQGDVSGLTYEQSQNEQFLKSMHTEIDNYLRRYNVTKDELLRPSENLRKLLVHLKIRQMLKQQATYFYEFQVLSRRQETEAVEQENKALKAKLDAQNRK from the exons ATGGGATGGCTACAAAGTGTATCGCTGTTAAG TCTTTTCTTTGTCTGCAGTGTAGTTCTTGCTCAGAATGATTGGGATCCCACAACAAGACGGTGGATAACTACCTCCAGAATAGTGAGCAAACAAGACTCAAATGTGCCATATTCATACAGAAACCTTCATTGGCCGGTGTATAAATGCCGCGAGTACATTCAAGATTACGACTGTGTATTCCACGATGTGTCTATCGATAGAAACTCTCCCGGTTTTTACTTCGGTTATGAAAATGTGACGCTGAACAACCAGAAAAGAATAACATTCAAGAACTCGACCATGCGAAAGCTATCGGAGACATTGGTAAGCTCATACAGACAGATCGAGGTACTCAATCTCAACGGTCTGCAGATAGAGGAAATCGCACCGTACGCTTTTACAAACGGTTATAATATCGAAGATCTGTATATGCGCTCTAACGACATTCAGAAACTGCCTTATAATGCGTTTAGTCATATGAAATTCCTCCGTGTGCTGGTGCTGGACCGAAACTATGTAAGCAGACTGCCaatggggatttttttaaataatcccAATCTTGTCGCACTGACGATCAATAATAACAATCTGGAAGAAATCAGTGATAATACCTTCCAATATACTAAAGTCCTGCAGAATCTGGAACTGTCCAGTAATAAGCTTACCCACATTGACCTATCCCGCATTCCGAGCCTTCACTATGGAAATGTTAGCTTCAATCGCTTAACGACACTAGCAATTCCAGTGGAGATAAAAATACTAGATGCCTCGTACAATCAAATCAACACCGTAACGGGTCCAAACAATTACAATCTCACTCATCTCCATTTGCACCACAACAATCTAACTGAGAATTTTTGGCTTATGCGCTATCCCCGGCTGATTGTTGTAGATTTGTCATACAACGAGCTAGAAGAGATAACGTATAGAGACTTCAACAAAATGGTGCAACTCAAGGAACTGTATTTGTCTCACAACCGGCTGATAGCATTGAACTTCGGTACCTCGCGCATCCCAACACTCCAGATACTTGATGTACGGCACAATCATCTGCTGCAGGTGGTAAGGAACCAGAATCAGTTCGATACTCTGACGCAGCTGTATCTCGATCACAACTCAATCGTAACGCTTAAGCTCAGCTCCAACAACACACTCCAAAAACTCACACTATCGAACAACGATTGGGATTGCAGCAGTCTAAATGTACTGTTCGGAAGTGTCCGTAAATCGATTATACTTGACAGTGACCACAATTGCAAGCCAGACTACCAACTCAAGCAAAACTTGTGCTGCAAGGTAAGCGAAAAACCGTACCTGGACCGATTGATGCATCATTTCCATGAGACAAGCATTACAGAAAAGTTACAACGTGCACGCGGACCCTGCAGCGCAAATGACACACTCACCAGCATTCAGAGTTTGACCGATTACGTGAATCAGCATGGTGGAAGTAGGCTGTTGCCATCGAACCCACAGCTTCAGGCCGAAATCAATCAACTGCAGGGCGATGTCAGTGGGCTAACATACGAACAGTCGCAGAACGAGCAATTTCTTAAAAGTATGCACACCGAGATCGACAATTATTTGCGTCGGTACAACGTGACAAAGGATGAATTGCTTCGCCCAAGCGAGAATCTG